The proteins below come from a single Treponema phagedenis genomic window:
- a CDS encoding SPFH domain-containing protein produces MSFGFYILLPLVLVMVAFALVFIFTLIRSIRIVPNKTALIVERLGKYYTTLEAGFHILFPFIDKVRYTQTLKEQAIDVPAQDCFTKDNVQVRIDGILYLQVFNPVHASYGIMDYRYATILLAQTTMRSVVGQLDLDETFEARDRMNAQVVKAVDEASDPWGVKVTRYEIQNIRVSNSIMDAMENQMKAEREKRAEIARSVGEMETVINLSRAAYEEAVNISVGEKERMINEAEGQAKEIVAVAQATAEGIKKIAESTLLQGGVHAAKLSVAEDWIASLSALQKNADIIMTADLSSIKDMTGKAATEMLNDETKLF; encoded by the coding sequence ATGAGTTTCGGTTTTTATATTTTACTTCCTTTAGTTCTTGTGATGGTCGCATTTGCGCTCGTCTTTATCTTTACGTTAATTCGCAGTATTCGTATTGTACCGAATAAAACCGCCTTAATTGTGGAGCGACTCGGTAAATATTATACCACCTTGGAAGCAGGGTTTCATATTCTGTTTCCGTTTATTGATAAGGTTCGTTATACGCAAACCTTAAAAGAGCAGGCAATTGATGTTCCAGCTCAGGATTGTTTTACAAAAGATAACGTGCAAGTGCGCATTGACGGTATTTTATATTTGCAAGTATTTAATCCGGTGCATGCAAGCTACGGTATTATGGATTATCGGTATGCAACTATTTTGCTTGCACAAACAACCATGCGTTCGGTTGTCGGACAGCTTGATTTAGATGAAACTTTTGAAGCACGGGACCGCATGAATGCACAAGTTGTAAAAGCGGTAGATGAGGCTTCCGACCCGTGGGGCGTAAAAGTAACTCGCTATGAAATCCAAAACATTCGCGTTTCAAACTCTATTATGGATGCAATGGAAAATCAGATGAAGGCCGAGCGTGAAAAACGGGCGGAAATTGCCCGTTCTGTTGGAGAGATGGAAACGGTTATAAACCTTTCCCGAGCGGCGTATGAGGAAGCGGTTAATATCAGTGTGGGCGAAAAGGAGCGGATGATAAACGAAGCGGAAGGGCAAGCAAAGGAGATTGTTGCCGTTGCACAAGCCACTGCCGAAGGTATTAAAAAAATTGCAGAGTCAACACTGCTGCAAGGCGGTGTGCATGCAGCCAAATTATCGGTTGCGGAAGATTGGATTGCATCTCTTTCAGCGCTACAAAAAAATGCTGATATCATTATGACTGCGGATCTTAGTAGCATTAAAGATATGACGGGTAAGGCGGCAACCGAAATGCTTAATGATGAGACAAAACTTTTCTAG